One genomic window of Paenibacillus xylanilyticus includes the following:
- a CDS encoding rhodanese-related sulfurtransferase translates to MCNSAYRVLLYYKFVKIEDPETFTQEHLQYCKDLGVKGRILIASEGINGTVSGTPEQTEQYMKDMHANPLFSDMVFKIDDVEEHAFKKIFVRHKAELVTFRVDEDLDPNVTSGKRLSPKEFHEHLQRDDVIVIDGRNDYEYEIGHFRGAIRPDVESFREFPEWIRENLGDMKDKKIITYCTGGIRCEKLTGFMIKEGFQDVAQLEGGIVTYGKDPEVQGRLFDGKCYVFDERISVPINRTDEDIVIASCYHCGTTHDRYINCPTCNLQHVCCEDCEETHNRFCSDACREAAPVHA, encoded by the coding sequence ATGTGTAACAGCGCGTACCGCGTGCTTTTATATTATAAGTTCGTGAAGATTGAAGACCCCGAGACATTTACTCAAGAACATCTGCAATACTGCAAGGACCTGGGTGTAAAAGGCCGTATTCTGATTGCATCGGAAGGTATTAATGGTACGGTATCCGGTACGCCGGAGCAGACGGAGCAATACATGAAGGACATGCATGCCAATCCGCTGTTCAGCGATATGGTGTTCAAGATTGATGACGTGGAAGAGCATGCGTTCAAAAAAATATTTGTTCGTCACAAAGCGGAGCTCGTAACCTTCCGCGTGGACGAAGATCTGGACCCGAACGTTACTAGCGGCAAACGCCTCTCGCCAAAAGAGTTCCACGAGCATTTGCAGCGTGATGACGTTATCGTCATCGATGGCCGCAATGACTACGAATACGAAATTGGTCATTTCCGCGGAGCCATTCGTCCGGACGTCGAGTCGTTCCGCGAGTTTCCGGAGTGGATCCGGGAGAACCTGGGCGACATGAAGGACAAAAAGATCATTACCTACTGTACTGGCGGCATTCGCTGCGAGAAGCTGACCGGTTTCATGATCAAAGAGGGATTCCAGGACGTGGCGCAGCTGGAAGGTGGCATCGTAACCTACGGTAAGGACCCTGAGGTACAAGGTCGTCTGTTCGATGGTAAGTGCTACGTATTCGACGAACGGATCTCCGTACCGATTAACCGGACAGATGAGGATATTGTTATTGCCAGCTGTTATCACTGTGGAACGACACATGACCGATATATTAATTGTCCAACCTGCAACCTGCAGCATGTGTGCTGTGAGGATTGCGAAGAGACGCATAACCGCTTTTGCTCGGATGCCTGCCGGGAGGCAGCACCGGTACACGCATAA
- a CDS encoding DUF5050 domain-containing protein has translation MMNWKQAALSTLGALALLSAAACGGTTEPGGNTQSGKTGTDITVKDNTNTSVYQSFKLEKIDKLPNMRGVAWLSDDWIVSDKENTSMKPVTVEGQERYPHNLYMYDLSKGTDTPLKESEVSLSSPIVSPDGQYLFYREPEESTGKGFFLNLHNGESVNAGEEDGFIQEGAWLDNEHVVFPNMKGDLVSASIDGTTKVLVETGNFNVRSVRVSGSMIYYITGEDGQLNAYDTTTGDVKQVLKSVEWVIPSNDGTRLAIVKKTADTKRALVLTDLEGNEKATLARGTQIFGTSWSGDDSKIAYTINSESDDEKGLFVSNTESAEQFQISADMDDISDPLAWSPEGDKILLSQAVLQNESYHFVTSVITISE, from the coding sequence ATGATGAATTGGAAACAGGCGGCACTCAGTACATTGGGAGCGTTAGCTCTGTTGTCTGCAGCAGCTTGCGGGGGGACGACGGAGCCGGGAGGCAACACACAAAGTGGGAAAACGGGCACGGATATCACGGTAAAAGACAATACCAATACATCGGTGTATCAGAGCTTCAAACTCGAGAAAATTGATAAATTGCCCAATATGCGCGGCGTGGCCTGGCTAAGTGATGACTGGATCGTATCGGACAAAGAAAACACATCGATGAAACCCGTCACGGTTGAGGGCCAGGAGAGATATCCGCATAACTTATATATGTACGATCTGTCGAAAGGAACTGATACACCGCTCAAGGAGAGCGAAGTCAGCTTGAGCTCGCCAATTGTCTCACCGGATGGGCAGTACCTGTTCTACCGGGAGCCGGAGGAATCGACAGGCAAAGGTTTCTTTCTGAATTTGCACAACGGGGAGTCGGTGAATGCGGGTGAGGAAGATGGATTCATTCAGGAAGGCGCGTGGCTGGATAATGAGCATGTTGTCTTTCCGAATATGAAGGGAGACCTCGTCTCAGCCAGTATTGATGGTACAACCAAGGTGTTGGTGGAGACCGGCAATTTCAACGTACGCAGTGTCAGGGTCTCGGGCAGTATGATCTACTATATTACCGGTGAAGACGGACAATTGAATGCCTATGATACAACCACAGGTGACGTGAAGCAGGTCCTGAAGAGCGTGGAGTGGGTTATTCCGTCCAATGATGGAACCAGGCTAGCCATTGTAAAAAAAACAGCGGATACGAAACGGGCGCTGGTGCTTACCGATCTGGAAGGCAACGAGAAGGCGACGCTCGCCAGGGGCACCCAGATCTTCGGGACCAGTTGGTCCGGGGATGATTCCAAGATCGCGTACACGATTAACTCGGAGAGTGATGACGAGAAGGGACTGTTCGTCTCCAATACGGAATCTGCAGAGCAATTCCAGATCTCGGCCGATATGGACGACATCTCCGATCCACTCGCCTGGAGCCCGGAAGGCGATAAGATTCTGCTCTCTCAAGCGGTGCTGCAGAATGAATCGTATCACTTTGTCACTTCTGTTATTACAATCTCGGAGTAA
- a CDS encoding TetR/AcrR family transcriptional regulator gives MPPRSEITQEKVLSAAFQLVREQGLEAVTARNVAQTLQCSTQPIYSLYNNIEELKSSVYNKAAEFARHCMMDYKNSDNSPALNLTIGFLYFAQNEKQLFRALYLSGYRQYNPHTDQFLGEELTTSYMRYSKRLQDISYEQLKRIFLKLTIYLIGIGTLLNSHTLELDMDEAIEMIREMYEMLLHKEGLTY, from the coding sequence ATGCCACCAAGATCCGAGATCACGCAGGAAAAAGTATTATCTGCCGCATTTCAGCTTGTGCGGGAGCAAGGATTGGAGGCGGTCACTGCGAGAAACGTCGCTCAGACGCTTCAATGCTCTACCCAACCAATCTATAGCCTCTATAACAACATTGAAGAGCTGAAATCAAGCGTGTATAACAAAGCTGCCGAATTTGCTCGCCATTGCATGATGGATTATAAGAATAGTGATAATTCTCCTGCTCTGAACCTAACCATCGGTTTTCTGTATTTCGCTCAAAACGAGAAACAGCTGTTTAGAGCTTTGTATTTATCAGGTTATCGGCAATACAATCCACATACCGATCAGTTTCTGGGTGAAGAACTAACCACATCTTATATGAGATACAGCAAGCGATTGCAGGATATTTCCTACGAGCAACTCAAGCGTATTTTCCTAAAACTTACAATTTATTTAATCGGCATTGGAACGTTACTGAACTCTCACACCCTAGAGCTGGACATGGATGAAGCCATCGAGATGATCCGGGAAATGTATGAGATGTTACTGCATAAAGAAGGTCTCACTTATTAA
- a CDS encoding helix-turn-helix transcriptional regulator, which yields MKREDEMTTRERILFMLKRQGTMTAREMTAELELTGMAIRRHLTALEQDGLIEVREARATAGRPSSVYHLTARGDGFFPKSYPSLTLELLEELTESAGEGIVDTLFESRRDKLLRSKLPQMEGQDLAGRVEELARIQNANGYMADASREEDGSYVLTELNCPIVQVASVYRQACRCELDLFRSLLQADVERTECYAEGGKKCTYQIREAAGN from the coding sequence GTGAAGCGTGAAGACGAAATGACGACGCGTGAACGGATTTTGTTCATGCTGAAGCGGCAGGGCACGATGACCGCAAGAGAAATGACGGCCGAACTTGAACTGACCGGCATGGCGATTCGCCGTCACCTGACGGCACTGGAGCAGGATGGACTAATTGAAGTCCGGGAGGCTCGGGCCACCGCTGGACGTCCATCTTCGGTGTACCATTTGACCGCACGCGGAGATGGTTTTTTTCCAAAATCCTATCCATCGCTTACGCTTGAATTGCTGGAAGAACTGACGGAGTCTGCCGGTGAAGGCATTGTAGACACGTTGTTCGAGAGCCGGCGCGACAAGCTGCTTCGGAGCAAATTGCCACAGATGGAGGGCCAGGATCTGGCCGGGCGTGTGGAGGAATTGGCACGAATACAGAATGCTAATGGCTACATGGCTGACGCGTCGAGAGAAGAAGACGGTTCTTATGTGCTGACTGAGCTGAACTGCCCGATTGTACAGGTAGCGAGCGTATATCGTCAGGCTTGCCGCTGTGAATTGGATCTTTTCCGTTCCTTGCTGCAGGCAGATGTCGAGCGCACGGAATGCTATGCTGAAGGCGGCAAAAAATGCACATACCAGATTCGCGAAGCCGCGGGAAATTGA
- a CDS encoding ABC transporter substrate-binding protein — protein MKKKFWMSLMMVASMIVAAGCGNNSSTGTGTESEGSGTPASEGTAEKSYRIAISQIVEHPSLDATREGFIAALKEAGIEENKNLTIDYNNAQGDSTNNLSIAQKIAGDSKNDLVLGIATPSALALAQQVKEKPLLFAAVTDPLGAKLVSDLDKPGGNVTGASDTNPEAIVQLADFIAKYMTDVKTVGLVINEGEPNAVVMADNAEKALATHGIKLVKAPVTNTSEVKQATDSLVGKVDAFYITLDNSVVSAVDTIIQTANSNKIPFFSSDRDTVEKGAFATVGFKYYDHGYQVGEMAADILKNGTKPGDMKVTVPDKLDLILNLKAAEAQGITVTDEMKAEVQDQDNNIIQ, from the coding sequence ATGAAAAAGAAATTCTGGATGTCACTGATGATGGTTGCCTCAATGATTGTAGCCGCAGGTTGCGGAAATAACAGCAGCACGGGTACGGGTACGGAATCCGAAGGATCCGGTACTCCAGCAAGCGAAGGTACTGCAGAAAAATCCTACCGCATTGCCATCTCGCAAATTGTGGAACATCCATCCCTGGATGCAACACGTGAAGGATTCATTGCGGCATTGAAGGAAGCGGGAATCGAAGAAAACAAAAACCTGACCATTGACTACAACAATGCACAGGGTGATTCAACCAACAACCTGTCCATTGCCCAAAAAATCGCAGGCGACTCAAAGAATGACCTGGTGCTCGGGATTGCTACCCCATCTGCACTGGCACTGGCTCAGCAGGTCAAAGAAAAGCCATTGCTCTTCGCAGCAGTAACGGACCCGCTGGGTGCCAAGCTGGTTAGTGACTTGGACAAGCCAGGCGGCAATGTCACTGGTGCATCGGATACGAATCCGGAGGCAATTGTGCAGCTGGCTGATTTTATCGCGAAATACATGACGGACGTAAAAACGGTAGGTTTGGTCATTAACGAAGGCGAACCGAATGCCGTTGTCATGGCAGACAATGCCGAAAAGGCACTGGCAACACACGGAATCAAGCTGGTCAAAGCTCCAGTTACGAATACATCTGAAGTTAAACAGGCAACAGACTCTCTGGTAGGCAAAGTGGATGCCTTCTACATCACACTCGACAACTCGGTTGTCAGTGCAGTGGATACGATCATCCAGACAGCAAACAGCAACAAGATTCCGTTCTTCTCCAGTGACCGGGATACGGTTGAAAAAGGTGCTTTTGCTACCGTAGGTTTTAAATACTATGACCATGGATATCAAGTCGGTGAAATGGCCGCGGATATTCTGAAGAATGGTACGAAGCCTGGCGATATGAAAGTAACCGTTCCGGACAAGCTTGATCTGATCCTGAATCTTAAAGCAGCTGAAGCTCAAGGCATCACCGTTACCGACGAAATGAAGGCGGAAGTTCAGGACCAGGATAACAACATTATTCAATAA
- a CDS encoding helix-turn-helix transcriptional regulator: MSRYQEIIQDSLFYIETHLHEEIGLEEVASEALLSPYHYHRVFREEVGMTVIDYIRHRRMSLASTALRSTDAGILDISLACGFESQEAFTRAFRKMYGMPPGRFRKVFDLKLFTGKTRGGEVQMNSATAIKGWMLTGSHPQNYEMGIDPAEVHHGKASGYLKAVTPMEPNEFATMMQQFRADKYVGKRMKLSGFVKTDRVDAFCGLWMRVDNHVQDVLQFDNMHDRPITGTQPWNQYSIVLDVPAESAVISFGVILNGKGKVWVDSFRFEEVDLNTPLTHMETEVEMSDEPMNLSFEE, translated from the coding sequence TTGAGCCGTTATCAGGAGATAATTCAGGACAGCTTGTTCTATATTGAGACACATCTGCATGAGGAGATCGGACTGGAAGAGGTGGCGTCAGAGGCTTTGTTATCGCCGTATCACTATCACCGGGTATTCCGGGAAGAGGTAGGCATGACCGTTATCGATTACATTCGTCATCGCCGGATGAGCTTGGCTTCTACCGCGCTGCGCTCCACGGATGCAGGCATTTTGGATATTTCTCTCGCCTGCGGCTTCGAAAGTCAGGAAGCATTCACCCGGGCCTTTCGCAAAATGTATGGCATGCCGCCCGGTCGTTTTCGCAAGGTATTTGATCTGAAACTATTTACCGGAAAAACCAGAGGAGGAGAAGTACAGATGAATTCTGCAACTGCAATCAAAGGCTGGATGTTAACCGGAAGCCACCCGCAAAATTATGAAATGGGCATTGATCCTGCCGAAGTCCATCATGGGAAGGCCTCGGGGTATCTGAAGGCTGTAACACCCATGGAGCCGAATGAGTTTGCCACGATGATGCAGCAATTCCGTGCAGACAAGTATGTAGGGAAACGGATGAAGCTGTCCGGCTTTGTCAAAACCGATCGTGTAGACGCATTCTGCGGATTATGGATGCGAGTGGATAATCATGTCCAGGACGTGCTGCAGTTTGATAATATGCATGACAGGCCGATCACGGGGACACAACCCTGGAATCAATACAGCATTGTGCTGGATGTTCCCGCAGAGAGCGCAGTCATCTCGTTTGGCGTCATCCTGAACGGTAAGGGCAAGGTCTGGGTGGACAGCTTCCGCTTCGAGGAAGTGGATCTGAATACACCCTTAACCCATATGGAGACGGAAGTTGAGATGTCGGACGAGCCGATGAACTTGTCGTTTGAAGAATAG
- a CDS encoding sensor histidine kinase has translation MRVSIKLKFSVFLAALLILTVVVLSSLVLRGIERNQQSQIEGILSQQTRLVNLNVRQAYYTEAIRLETDAFLKQNGRRLAQELANSTGLPIALYDMNGTQVGSSITPGESLEIQETLNYALQNKIAYREQGDTLLYAAPLDGPDGQMGAIWMQYSVQSYHEFYARILQLFLWAGIAVVVLSFILGYLFYNRFAVAITKLKKSADSIREGEYITESPVKRKDELGELGQGIYYMSTSIQQNITDMHAEQQKLQLAIEKLQALEQQQKQYIGNISHEFKTPLTSIKAYVELLDMYRDDPQLLEDASSNIGKETERLYEMVEKVLHLSALEKYDFENQAEDVEVGALLEDACGRMRGKAEKFALQMELDIQPAVIRSDRESLMHIFINLLDNAIKYNVPGGVIRVQSEQRPQTREAVIRIFNSGLPIPEEAREKIFEPFYTVNKDRARRTGGTGLGLSLVKQFVERQGGTITLLQGDLKNEEGTTFQLVLPLANSSLQVGNKFE, from the coding sequence ATGAGGGTCAGCATCAAGCTGAAATTCAGCGTGTTTCTGGCGGCATTGCTCATCTTGACCGTTGTGGTGCTCAGTTCCCTCGTCCTGCGAGGGATTGAACGCAACCAGCAGTCACAGATCGAGGGCATTCTGTCGCAGCAGACGCGTCTGGTCAATCTGAATGTGCGTCAGGCCTACTATACGGAAGCCATACGGCTGGAGACGGATGCCTTTTTGAAGCAAAATGGACGCAGGCTGGCCCAGGAACTGGCGAACTCGACAGGTCTGCCCATTGCGCTCTATGACATGAATGGGACACAGGTAGGTTCGTCCATTACACCGGGTGAGAGTCTGGAGATCCAGGAGACGCTGAACTATGCTCTGCAAAATAAAATCGCCTACCGTGAACAGGGGGACACGCTGCTCTATGCGGCACCGCTGGATGGTCCGGATGGCCAGATGGGTGCGATATGGATGCAGTACTCGGTCCAGAGCTACCATGAGTTCTATGCACGCATTTTACAGTTGTTCCTATGGGCGGGAATTGCCGTCGTGGTATTGAGCTTTATTCTCGGGTACCTGTTCTATAATCGGTTCGCGGTTGCGATCACCAAGCTGAAGAAATCAGCGGATTCCATTCGGGAAGGCGAGTATATCACCGAATCTCCTGTTAAACGCAAAGATGAACTGGGCGAACTGGGGCAAGGCATTTATTACATGAGCACGTCCATTCAGCAAAATATTACAGACATGCATGCAGAGCAGCAGAAGCTCCAGCTGGCGATTGAGAAGTTGCAGGCACTGGAGCAGCAGCAGAAACAATACATCGGCAACATCAGCCATGAATTCAAAACGCCGCTAACCTCGATCAAGGCCTATGTAGAACTGCTTGATATGTACCGGGACGATCCTCAGCTGCTGGAGGATGCATCCAGCAACATTGGTAAGGAAACGGAACGGTTATACGAGATGGTCGAGAAGGTGCTGCATTTATCGGCATTGGAGAAATATGATTTTGAGAACCAGGCGGAGGATGTGGAGGTTGGTGCGCTGCTGGAGGACGCATGCGGACGCATGCGAGGCAAAGCTGAAAAGTTTGCGCTTCAAATGGAGCTGGACATTCAGCCTGCCGTTATCCGTAGCGATCGGGAAAGCCTTATGCATATCTTCATCAATCTGCTCGATAATGCAATCAAGTATAATGTGCCTGGCGGTGTCATTCGCGTACAGAGCGAGCAGCGGCCACAGACGCGTGAAGCGGTGATTCGCATTTTCAACTCGGGTCTGCCGATTCCGGAAGAGGCAAGAGAGAAGATCTTTGAACCTTTTTATACAGTCAACAAGGACCGGGCGAGAAGGACGGGTGGAACCGGACTAGGTCTGTCACTCGTGAAGCAATTTGTAGAGAGACAGGGCGGAACGATCACCCTGCTGCAGGGTGACCTGAAGAATGAGGAAGGAACAACGTTCCAGCTTGTTCTCCCGCTCGCCAATTCAAGTTTACAAGTTGGAAACAAGTTTGAATAA
- a CDS encoding response regulator transcription factor, with protein MTKKVLVVDDESSIVSAIAYALRREGYEVETANDGEEALVKVASFHPQVMILDVMMPRLDGYGVCRRLEDREDIGIILLTVKNDIVDKIVGLEMGADDYMTKPFEIRELLARVKALMRRVEKSSPPPDEQKNQAIVNGDLRIHVAHRTVTVKEEKLDLTPKEFDLLTILMSNPERVYTRDDLLDRVWGMEYAGGTRTVDIHIQRLRKKIGDTDQQKLQTVYGIGYKASAPEPGGSA; from the coding sequence ATGACTAAAAAAGTGCTTGTGGTCGATGACGAGTCAAGCATCGTCAGTGCCATTGCTTATGCGCTCCGGCGCGAAGGATATGAAGTAGAGACAGCAAATGATGGCGAGGAGGCACTGGTCAAGGTTGCGTCATTCCATCCGCAGGTCATGATTCTGGATGTCATGATGCCAAGGCTCGATGGATACGGCGTATGCCGCAGACTGGAGGACCGTGAGGATATCGGCATTATTTTGCTGACCGTGAAAAATGACATCGTGGACAAAATCGTTGGCCTGGAGATGGGTGCCGATGATTACATGACCAAGCCGTTCGAGATTCGCGAGCTGCTCGCCCGGGTGAAGGCGCTTATGCGCCGGGTGGAGAAGAGCAGTCCACCGCCAGACGAGCAGAAGAATCAGGCCATCGTTAATGGAGACTTGCGCATTCATGTGGCTCACCGGACGGTGACAGTGAAGGAAGAAAAGCTGGATCTGACGCCCAAGGAGTTCGACCTGCTCACGATCCTGATGTCCAATCCGGAGCGGGTGTACACCCGTGATGATCTGCTGGATCGGGTGTGGGGCATGGAATACGCAGGAGGCACACGCACAGTGGATATTCATATTCAGCGTCTGCGCAAAAAAATCGGTGATACGGATCAGCAAAAGCTGCAGACGGTGTACGGTATTGGCTATAAGGCATCAGCTCCTGAACCGGGCGGTTCGGCATGA
- a CDS encoding phosphotransferase family protein produces the protein MFEWEDGSKIIKLAKPNTIPAAIQAELHHCQTAWACGLPVPRPYDLVVVEGRSGIVFERIYGDPIIKRFVERAIEQSSTQQPIDIMKDYIEAKITAKLFHQIHSHAVANMPSQRENIKNDINRAQYLTDAEKAAVIAELDGLPIKQQLCHGDPNPGNILVRDNDAVMIDWNNASTGNPEADLAEYVIMIRYAILPPHLPSEATVLLDATRETCINLFMEEYERLSGIRYADVEPWILPVAARKLVADGISEEEKRLLINEIRRRLHIC, from the coding sequence GTGTTTGAATGGGAAGATGGAAGCAAGATTATCAAATTGGCTAAGCCTAATACCATTCCGGCTGCTATACAGGCTGAACTGCACCACTGTCAAACTGCTTGGGCCTGTGGGCTTCCCGTTCCGCGCCCCTATGATTTGGTGGTCGTTGAAGGACGGTCAGGTATTGTATTTGAACGGATTTATGGCGATCCCATTATAAAGAGATTTGTGGAAAGAGCAATAGAGCAATCCAGCACACAGCAACCCATTGATATTATGAAGGACTATATAGAAGCCAAGATCACGGCAAAACTGTTTCATCAGATTCACTCTCATGCAGTGGCCAACATGCCAAGTCAGCGGGAAAATATAAAGAATGATATTAATAGAGCACAATATCTAACAGATGCGGAGAAGGCAGCCGTTATCGCCGAGCTGGATGGCTTACCCATCAAGCAGCAGCTATGTCACGGAGACCCAAATCCAGGTAATATACTGGTTAGGGATAACGACGCAGTCATGATTGACTGGAACAATGCTTCTACAGGAAATCCGGAAGCTGATTTGGCTGAATATGTAATTATGATCCGATATGCGATCTTACCCCCACATTTGCCGAGTGAAGCCACTGTTCTTCTCGATGCTACAAGGGAAACCTGCATTAACTTGTTTATGGAAGAGTACGAGAGGTTATCTGGCATCCGTTATGCAGATGTTGAACCTTGGATCCTTCCTGTGGCGGCACGCAAGCTGGTTGCGGATGGGATCTCCGAAGAGGAAAAGCGTTTGCTTATCAACGAGATTAGAAGAAGGCTCCACATTTGTTAG
- a CDS encoding MATE family efflux transporter, translating into MTAISSTKESLRSDAKDLKLIRLTWPIFLELFLFMLMGSVDTLMLSSVSDNAVSGVGAANQIISIAILVLEVIGHGAAIVVAQYIGSKKLSEAAQVTGNAITLNLMVGLILSVIFLVFGGHLLTLLNIQGEIYDYARSYISIVGGGIFLQALINALAATIRTHGYTKETMYVSVFMNVIHVIGNYALIFGHFGLPKLGVEGAAISTVGSRFICLLIFFWLLYRVSEVRVEFGYYIKLSKNFIGKILRIGIPSAMESMVYHSCQLIFTLYVTYLGAEAMATKQYAGNISSYIYLFSMAIGMGTSIIVGRLVGARRKDEAYKRVFDSVKWALLATVIIDVIIIIFRVPLMSIFTENPEIIKLGAQVLLLSLLLETGRTCNIVIIGSLRAAGDAKFPVYMGLISMVCMSLPLGYLLVFQLDLGLAGVWLAIAADEWTRAVIMYFRWKSRAWEKHELVEHDEDEVGAEPVPAV; encoded by the coding sequence ATGACAGCAATATCCTCGACCAAAGAGTCCCTCCGTTCAGATGCCAAGGATCTGAAGCTGATTCGGCTAACCTGGCCGATTTTCCTGGAACTCTTCTTGTTTATGTTGATGGGGAGCGTAGATACGCTCATGCTTAGTTCGGTATCGGATAATGCAGTCTCCGGGGTGGGCGCAGCCAACCAGATTATCTCGATTGCCATTCTTGTACTCGAAGTCATCGGACATGGTGCTGCGATTGTCGTAGCCCAATATATAGGTTCCAAAAAACTGAGTGAAGCAGCACAGGTTACAGGGAATGCGATTACGCTGAACCTTATGGTTGGGCTGATCCTGAGTGTTATTTTTCTGGTGTTTGGTGGACATTTACTGACACTTCTGAATATTCAAGGCGAAATCTATGATTACGCCCGTTCGTATATAAGCATTGTTGGGGGCGGGATTTTCCTGCAGGCACTCATCAATGCGCTGGCTGCAACCATTCGTACACACGGGTATACCAAGGAAACGATGTACGTATCCGTGTTTATGAACGTCATCCACGTGATTGGTAACTATGCCCTGATCTTTGGACATTTCGGCCTGCCCAAGCTGGGCGTGGAAGGGGCAGCGATCTCGACGGTGGGAAGCCGTTTCATCTGCCTGCTGATCTTCTTCTGGCTGTTGTACCGTGTGAGTGAGGTCCGGGTAGAGTTCGGTTACTACATTAAATTGTCCAAGAATTTTATCGGCAAAATTCTGCGCATCGGCATTCCGTCTGCGATGGAATCCATGGTGTATCATTCCTGCCAACTCATATTTACGTTGTACGTGACCTATCTTGGGGCGGAAGCCATGGCAACCAAGCAATATGCAGGCAATATCTCCAGCTATATTTATCTGTTCAGTATGGCGATCGGCATGGGAACATCCATTATTGTCGGTCGGCTTGTGGGGGCACGCCGCAAAGATGAGGCATACAAACGGGTATTCGACAGTGTAAAATGGGCCCTTCTGGCCACCGTTATTATTGACGTGATCATTATTATCTTCCGCGTACCATTAATGAGCATCTTTACGGAAAACCCGGAGATTATCAAGCTGGGCGCGCAGGTACTCCTGCTCAGTCTGTTGCTTGAAACCGGGCGTACCTGCAACATTGTCATTATCGGTTCCCTGCGTGCGGCAGGGGATGCCAAGTTCCCGGTATATATGGGGCTGATCTCGATGGTATGCATGAGCCTGCCTCTCGGATATCTGCTGGTGTTCCAGCTTGATCTGGGTCTGGCAGGTGTATGGCTTGCCATTGCAGCAGACGAATGGACACGTGCGGTCATTATGTACTTCCGCTGGAAGAGCCGGGCGTGGGAGAAACATGAACTGGTGGAGCATGATGAGGACGAGGTTGGTGCAGAGCCGGTTCCAGCAGTCTGA
- a CDS encoding ABC transporter permease has product MALGVYITFRILDFPDLTVDGSFTTGGAIAAVMISNDFSPWLACLAAMAGGMIAGACTGLLHTKGKINGLLSGILMMIALYSINMRILGAPNKSIMGMDNPFSGEHVMVLIIIVVLVFKIMLDLFMKTDIGLALRATGDNKRMIRSFGANTDVTTIVGVSLSNGLVALSGAFIAQQSGFADITMGIGMIVIGLASVIIGEAILGARTVFWATLAAVVGSIIYRIVVALALQVEWFDTSDLKLITAVIVIIALVFPTMQRSMKQKSLARKRTEELMRSTGQQAKGGM; this is encoded by the coding sequence ATGGCCCTTGGTGTATATATTACGTTCCGGATTCTCGATTTTCCCGATCTTACCGTAGACGGAAGTTTTACAACAGGAGGCGCAATCGCGGCGGTTATGATCTCCAATGACTTTTCTCCTTGGCTCGCCTGTTTGGCGGCAATGGCTGGAGGAATGATAGCTGGAGCCTGTACCGGTCTGCTGCATACCAAAGGCAAAATCAATGGATTGTTATCCGGAATTCTGATGATGATTGCACTCTATTCCATTAATATGCGTATCCTCGGTGCCCCGAACAAATCTATTATGGGAATGGACAATCCATTCTCAGGTGAGCATGTCATGGTGCTGATCATCATTGTTGTGCTGGTATTTAAAATCATGCTGGACCTGTTCATGAAAACCGATATTGGACTGGCATTGCGCGCCACAGGCGACAACAAACGCATGATCCGCAGCTTCGGTGCCAATACCGATGTAACGACCATCGTCGGCGTCAGTTTGTCCAACGGACTGGTTGCCTTGTCCGGGGCATTTATTGCCCAGCAATCAGGCTTCGCAGACATTACGATGGGGATTGGTATGATCGTGATCGGATTGGCCTCCGTTATTATCGGGGAAGCCATTCTGGGTGCAAGAACGGTATTCTGGGCAACGCTCGCAGCTGTGGTCGGTTCGATTATTTACCGGATTGTCGTTGCGCTTGCACTTCAGGTCGAATGGTTCGATACCTCTGATCTGAAGCTGATTACCGCGGTAATCGTCATTATTGCTCTTGTCTTCCCAACCATGCAGCGTTCGATGAAGCAGAAGAGCCTTGCTCGCAAACGAACGGAAGAGCTCATGCGATCCACGGGCCAACAAGCGAAGGGAGGCATGTGA